The Cylindrospermopsis curvispora GIHE-G1 genome contains a region encoding:
- a CDS encoding carbon dioxide-concentrating mechanism protein: protein METYSQPTLSTIQSPRRHNNLKDTALGLVSTLSFPAIVGTADMMLKSAGVHLVGYEKIGSGHCTAIVRGNIADVRLAVEAGVQTAEQFGQLVSSLVIPRPYPNLDIVLPINRLTQIMADGSYSRLSNQAIGLVETRGFPAMVGACDAMLKSAEVHLASYEKIGAGLCTAIIRGTVANVAVAVEAGMYEAERIGELNAVMVIPRPLDELEQTLPIASCWVEEHQPLDIPLHVKEKIVDAQAVELPDLAKLPVKIKEELLVDE, encoded by the coding sequence ATGGAAACATACAGTCAACCTACTCTTAGTACTATTCAATCACCTCGTCGCCACAATAATCTCAAGGATACTGCCTTGGGCTTAGTTTCGACCTTGAGCTTCCCTGCCATAGTGGGGACAGCTGACATGATGTTAAAGTCTGCTGGAGTGCATCTGGTAGGCTATGAGAAAATTGGTAGTGGTCACTGTACAGCTATTGTGCGAGGTAATATTGCGGATGTACGTCTAGCTGTAGAGGCGGGGGTGCAAACGGCGGAACAGTTTGGACAGTTGGTGTCAAGTCTAGTTATTCCTAGACCCTATCCTAATCTGGATATAGTTTTACCAATTAATCGTCTGACCCAAATTATGGCGGATGGCAGTTATAGTCGTCTGAGTAATCAAGCTATAGGTTTAGTAGAAACCCGTGGCTTCCCTGCCATGGTAGGTGCTTGTGATGCTATGCTCAAATCAGCAGAAGTTCATTTAGCTTCTTATGAGAAAATTGGTGCGGGATTGTGTACTGCCATTATTAGAGGCACAGTGGCTAACGTAGCTGTAGCTGTGGAAGCGGGTATGTATGAAGCAGAAAGAATAGGGGAATTAAATGCCGTCATGGTGATTCCTCGTCCTCTGGACGAGCTGGAGCAGACCTTACCCATTGCTAGTTGTTGGGTAGAAGAACATCAACCTTTAGATATACCCCTACATGTCAAAGAGAAAATTGTTGACGCCCAAGCTGTAGAGTTACCTGATCTAGCCAAATTGCCGGTTAAAATTAAGGAAGAATTGCTGGTGGACGAATAG
- a CDS encoding LysR family transcriptional regulator gives MNQATLHQLKVFEAAARHGSFTRAAEELFLTQPTVSMQIKQLTKSVGLPLFEQVGKRLFLTEAGRELFATCREIFNVISQFEITVADLKGLKQGSLRLAVITTAKYIIPRLLGPFCELYPGIDVSLQVTNHEGILERMTANLDDLYIMSQLPEHLDIQFQPFLENPLVVFAPVNHPLSTETNISLERLAQEPFIMREPGSGTRRAIQSLLEENGIKVKVKLELGSNEAIKQAIAGGLGISVLSRHTLLSDAHQFSILDAQHFPIKRTWYIVHPSGKQLSIVARTYYEYLLGAAKRIVEEEIIQS, from the coding sequence TTGAACCAAGCGACACTGCACCAGTTGAAGGTGTTCGAGGCCGCTGCAAGACACGGCAGCTTTACCCGTGCTGCAGAGGAACTATTTCTTACCCAACCTACTGTCTCCATGCAGATCAAACAACTGACTAAATCCGTGGGTTTACCATTGTTTGAACAGGTGGGTAAGCGCTTATTTTTGACCGAAGCTGGAAGGGAATTATTTGCCACCTGTCGTGAGATTTTTAATGTTATTTCCCAGTTTGAAATAACTGTAGCAGATCTTAAAGGACTAAAACAAGGTAGCTTACGTTTGGCAGTCATTACTACTGCCAAATACATTATTCCCCGTTTATTGGGACCTTTTTGTGAACTTTATCCAGGAATTGATGTTTCCCTACAGGTAACAAACCATGAAGGCATCTTGGAACGGATGACTGCCAATTTGGATGACTTGTATATTATGAGTCAACTGCCAGAGCATTTGGATATTCAGTTTCAACCTTTTTTAGAGAATCCCCTAGTGGTTTTTGCACCTGTGAATCATCCTTTGTCTACGGAAACCAACATTTCTTTGGAAAGATTGGCACAGGAACCATTTATTATGCGCGAACCTGGTTCTGGTACTCGCCGTGCCATCCAGAGTTTATTAGAGGAAAATGGTATTAAAGTCAAGGTTAAATTAGAACTGGGTAGTAATGAAGCGATTAAGCAAGCCATCGCTGGAGGTTTAGGGATATCGGTTTTATCCCGTCATACCTTATTGAGTGATGCCCACCAATTTAGTATTTTGGATGCACAACATTTTCCTATCAAACGTACCTGGTATATAGTTCATCCTTCCGGTAAGCAGTTGTCTATTGTGGCTCGTACTTACTATGAATACCTGTTAGGAGCGGCAAAAAGAATTGTCGAAGAGGAAATTATCCAATCATGA
- a CDS encoding STAS domain-containing protein has product MSLRGTREVRDNCQLFRLTGLLDAFSEPTFRKVLEGKIGEGPNNIILDLSQIDFIDSSGLGALVQLAKQAQNSQGSFQIVPNARVTQTVKLVRLEKFLSLQGTVEEAVEKINNKS; this is encoded by the coding sequence GTGAGCCTAAGGGGCACCCGGGAAGTCCGGGACAACTGCCAGCTGTTCCGTCTCACAGGGTTGTTGGATGCCTTTTCGGAGCCAACATTTCGTAAGGTACTAGAGGGTAAAATTGGGGAAGGCCCAAACAATATAATTCTGGATCTGTCACAAATTGACTTTATAGACAGTTCGGGTTTGGGTGCTCTGGTGCAATTAGCCAAACAAGCCCAAAATAGCCAGGGAAGTTTCCAAATTGTCCCTAATGCCCGGGTGACTCAGACAGTCAAGCTTGTGCGGTTGGAAAAATTTCTCTCCTTACAAGGTACGGTTGAAGAAGCTGTAGAAAAGATTAATAACAAATCGTGA
- the carA gene encoding glutamine-hydrolyzing carbamoyl-phosphate synthase small subunit: MALSEAIPALLVLADGSAYRGWSFGAMGTTVGEVVFNTGMTGYQEVLTDPSYTGQIVIFTYPELGNTGVNPEDEESVRPHVKGVIARNICHQPSNWRSTQPLTEYLKQQQIPGIFGIDTRGLTRKIRIDGAMNGGISTTILEETELLELVQAAPSMTGLNLVKQVTTKKVYEWSEPTPEVWEFNSQSSAKQREALTVVALDFGVKRNILRRLASYGCKVVVVPAHTTAEEILAYNPDGIFLSNGPGDPAAVTEGITTAKSLLESKKPMFGICMGHQILGHALGAQTFKLKFGHRGLNQPAGLQTRVEITSQNHSFAIDPDSLPSAMVEVSHLNLNDQTVAGVRHKSLPIFSVQYHPEASPGPHDADYLFEQFVLEMQTARQKGEI, from the coding sequence ATGGCTCTATCTGAAGCAATACCTGCCCTTTTAGTTCTAGCAGACGGATCCGCATATCGTGGCTGGTCTTTCGGAGCGATGGGAACCACAGTAGGAGAAGTAGTATTTAACACTGGCATGACCGGATATCAAGAAGTGCTAACTGATCCTAGTTATACAGGGCAAATAGTAATTTTTACTTATCCAGAATTGGGAAACACGGGAGTTAATCCTGAGGACGAGGAATCGGTAAGACCCCATGTAAAGGGAGTAATTGCCCGCAATATATGTCATCAACCCAGTAACTGGCGTTCGACCCAACCCCTAACAGAGTACTTGAAACAGCAGCAAATTCCTGGTATATTTGGAATAGACACAAGAGGCCTAACCCGGAAAATTAGAATTGATGGAGCAATGAATGGGGGGATTTCCACAACCATTTTAGAGGAAACAGAATTACTGGAGCTAGTGCAAGCGGCACCAAGTATGACCGGACTAAACTTAGTGAAACAGGTAACCACAAAAAAAGTCTATGAATGGTCAGAACCGACCCCAGAAGTGTGGGAATTTAATTCCCAGTCTAGCGCCAAACAAAGGGAAGCCCTAACGGTAGTAGCATTAGATTTTGGGGTAAAAAGAAATATTCTCAGACGTTTGGCCAGTTATGGTTGTAAAGTGGTAGTTGTTCCCGCCCATACAACCGCCGAGGAAATCCTGGCATATAATCCAGATGGTATTTTTCTTTCCAACGGTCCAGGGGATCCAGCAGCAGTAACAGAAGGGATCACCACTGCCAAAAGCCTGCTAGAGAGCAAAAAACCAATGTTTGGGATTTGTATGGGTCACCAAATATTAGGTCATGCCCTGGGGGCCCAAACCTTTAAACTAAAATTTGGGCATCGGGGTTTAAATCAACCAGCTGGATTACAAACAAGAGTAGAAATTACCAGCCAGAATCATAGTTTTGCTATTGATCCGGATTCTCTACCATCAGCAATGGTAGAGGTTAGTCATCTGAACTTAAATGATCAAACGGTTGCTGGAGTGCGTCATAAATCCCTGCCTATTTTTTCCGTGCAGTATCACCCCGAGGCCAGTCCCGGTCCCCACGATGCTGATTACTTATTTGAGCAATTTGTGCTAGAAATGCAAACAGCACGTCAAAAGGGGGAAATTTGA
- a CDS encoding transferase: MSSVPLLRLSDKFDPYISGEVNIDPSAVIAPGVILQAALNSKIIIGPGVCIGMGSILQVSHGILEIEMGASLGAGFLMVGEGKIGANACIGSGTTVFNYSVAAQQVIPAGSILGDSSRQANSQESEESVDRGHTSSQSGEQVVSKTQFTATFVNFKTQSTSVPPPSPTPKSQSPPETESSTESQETSDGKPHSRDPTEPHPLGTQIYGQGSINRLLSTLFPHRQSLSDQDANNGVE; the protein is encoded by the coding sequence ATGTCTTCTGTGCCGTTGCTTCGCCTCAGCGACAAATTTGATCCTTATATTAGTGGTGAGGTGAATATTGATCCTAGTGCCGTAATAGCACCGGGGGTAATACTCCAGGCGGCCCTTAACAGCAAAATTATTATTGGTCCTGGGGTCTGTATTGGCATGGGATCAATTCTCCAGGTAAGTCACGGCATTCTAGAAATAGAAATGGGGGCCAGTCTGGGGGCCGGTTTTTTGATGGTTGGGGAAGGTAAAATAGGAGCCAATGCTTGTATTGGTTCGGGCACTACAGTATTTAACTATTCTGTAGCTGCTCAACAAGTAATACCAGCAGGTTCGATTTTGGGAGATAGCAGTCGCCAAGCAAATTCCCAGGAGTCTGAAGAATCTGTAGATAGGGGTCATACATCCAGTCAGAGTGGAGAACAAGTGGTAAGCAAGACCCAATTTACTGCCACTTTTGTGAATTTTAAAACACAGTCTACTTCCGTACCCCCACCTTCTCCCACTCCAAAAAGCCAGTCACCGCCGGAAACAGAATCTAGTACTGAGTCGCAAGAGACAAGTGATGGTAAACCCCATAGTAGGGATCCCACTGAGCCCCATCCCTTAGGAACGCAAATCTACGGGCAAGGAAGCATTAACCGACTTTTAAGTACCTTGTTTCCCCATCGCCAGTCCCTCAGTGACCAGGATGCTAACAATGGTGTGGAGTAA
- a CDS encoding transposase → MPIKSGRSRRLNILGLMNRYQELDAYTFEGTITSEVVISCLDKFAENLPIKTFVVMDKASFHRSKKIQDKINEWQQKNLEIFWLPSYSPQLNLIEILWRFMKYEWIEMDAYSSWQNLVNYVEKVIRDFGKEYVINFA, encoded by the coding sequence ATTCCTATAAAAAGTGGTCGTAGTCGTAGATTAAATATACTAGGTTTAATGAATCGCTATCAAGAATTAGATGCCTATACATTTGAAGGAACAATTACCAGTGAAGTGGTTATATCTTGTCTTGATAAATTTGCGGAAAACCTTCCGATAAAAACGTTTGTGGTTATGGATAAAGCATCATTTCATAGAAGCAAGAAAATCCAGGATAAAATTAATGAATGGCAACAGAAGAATTTAGAGATTTTTTGGTTGCCATCCTATTCTCCCCAACTAAATTTAATAGAAATTCTCTGGCGATTTATGAAATATGAATGGATAGAAATGGATGCTTACTCTAGTTGGCAGAATTTAGTTAATTATGTTGAAAAAGTCATTCGAGATTTTGGCAAAGAATATGTAATTAATTTTGCATAA
- a CDS encoding DsbA family protein codes for MSQVFKNWIVRISSILLSSLFWSALILPTYAQNQIDPKLEQQVLEIIRRNPVTIIESVQAYQEEQQQRVITRRQEFIKNFSQNTQDVIGNSPTIGSSKLQTVLLEFSDFQCPYCSEAHKTLKDLLKKYPNRFTLVYKHFPLFQVHSQALPAARAAWAAHQQGKFWQYHDTLFTKQNQLGESLYIETAKNLKLDLSKFNQDRQLADEAIQKDLDLVNNLNLSGTPSFIVTSPNFTGPIKLSELETFLAAARN; via the coding sequence ATGAGTCAAGTTTTTAAAAATTGGATAGTTCGTATTTCCAGTATTCTACTGAGTAGTTTATTTTGGTCTGCTTTGATATTACCCACTTATGCCCAAAACCAGATAGATCCAAAACTAGAACAACAAGTACTAGAAATTATACGTCGCAACCCGGTAACTATTATCGAGAGTGTTCAAGCATACCAAGAGGAACAACAGCAAAGAGTTATCACCAGGAGACAAGAGTTTATCAAGAACTTCAGCCAAAATACACAGGATGTTATTGGTAACTCCCCTACTATTGGTTCATCAAAACTACAAACTGTTCTACTAGAGTTTTCTGACTTTCAGTGTCCCTATTGCAGTGAAGCACACAAAACCCTCAAGGATTTATTGAAAAAGTACCCTAACAGGTTTACCCTAGTTTATAAACATTTTCCTCTTTTTCAAGTCCATAGTCAAGCATTACCAGCTGCTCGAGCTGCCTGGGCTGCACATCAACAAGGTAAGTTTTGGCAGTATCATGACACCTTATTCACTAAACAAAACCAGCTAGGGGAGAGTCTATACATAGAAACTGCGAAAAATCTCAAATTAGACCTAAGCAAATTTAATCAAGACAGACAGCTAGCAGACGAAGCAATTCAAAAAGACCTAGATTTAGTGAACAATCTCAACCTTTCTGGTACCCCCTCCTTTATTGTCACTAGTCCAAATTTTACCGGACCTATCAAGCTATCAGAGCTGGAAACATTTTTGGCAGCTGCTAGAAATTAA
- the rlmB gene encoding 23S rRNA (guanosine(2251)-2'-O)-methyltransferase RlmB, translated as MSYQPKKNNHARESERPQPIKIKGKRVLSHPIRTHKKAEVIPPKPRLLDQGYQPPVQTKNSEEQDNDLIYGRHPVLSALESHRNLNRLWITSRLRYDPRFHHLVLQAKDNGTVIDEVDPKRLDQITNGANHQGVAAQIAPYTYTELEDLISQAQTVSEPVIVVADGITDPHNLGAIIRTAEAIGAQGLVIPQRRAVGITSTVVKVAAGALENFSVARVVNLSRALEQLKESGFWIYGTAATGSEPLHSVRFTGSTVLVVGSEGEGLSMLTQKSCDVLVSIPLQGKTPSLNASVATGMALYEIYRQRLSNTHYLDKLHTFSGKKL; from the coding sequence ATGAGCTACCAACCTAAAAAGAACAATCATGCCAGGGAATCGGAACGTCCCCAACCAATAAAAATCAAAGGTAAGCGCGTCCTAAGTCATCCTATTCGCACTCACAAGAAAGCAGAGGTTATACCCCCTAAACCTCGCCTTTTAGACCAAGGTTACCAACCACCGGTACAAACTAAAAACTCTGAAGAGCAAGATAATGATCTTATTTATGGACGCCATCCTGTCCTAAGTGCTTTGGAAAGTCATCGTAATCTTAATCGTCTTTGGATTACTTCCCGGTTAAGGTATGATCCCAGATTTCATCATCTAGTTCTCCAAGCTAAAGATAATGGCACTGTAATTGATGAAGTTGACCCCAAGCGTTTAGACCAGATTACCAATGGTGCAAATCATCAAGGTGTAGCTGCTCAAATTGCTCCCTATACCTACACTGAATTAGAGGACTTAATTAGTCAGGCCCAAACTGTATCAGAACCAGTGATAGTTGTTGCTGATGGGATTACCGATCCCCACAACCTAGGAGCAATTATTCGCACTGCTGAGGCCATTGGCGCTCAAGGACTAGTAATTCCTCAAAGAAGAGCTGTTGGCATTACTTCTACCGTGGTGAAAGTCGCTGCTGGAGCTTTGGAAAACTTTTCTGTGGCTAGAGTTGTTAATTTAAGTCGCGCTTTAGAACAGCTAAAAGAGTCCGGATTTTGGATTTATGGAACTGCTGCTACTGGCAGTGAACCTTTACATAGTGTTCGGTTCACAGGCTCTACGGTTTTAGTGGTCGGATCCGAGGGTGAAGGTCTGAGTATGTTGACACAAAAATCCTGTGATGTTCTAGTCTCTATTCCCTTGCAGGGTAAGACCCCTAGCCTCAATGCCTCCGTAGCAACCGGTATGGCACTTTATGAAATTTATCGCCAACGCTTGTCAAATACTCATTATCTTGATAAATTACATACATTTTCTGGGAAAAAACTTTGA
- the ltrA gene encoding group II intron reverse transcriptase/maturase → MLVNGQRKQLENWSQINWRRIMKAVRNLRQRIFRARQLGNFRKLRSLQKLMLRSHANLLFAVRQITQTNRGKKTSGIDKEIINTPGERVKLVLEWNEVAPSPTRRVMIPKPNGKKRPLGIPTIRDRVMQTVVKNALEPEWEAVFEEHSYGFRPGRSCQDAIAQSFIRLKNGRDNWVLEADIKGFFDNIAHETILQNIGDFPKKELIKEWLKAGFIFQGKINPSERGTPQGGVISPLLANIGLHGLEFFIKSTNPKLGVVRYADDFIVTARDKESLKKARNQIQQWLREKGLELSSEKTLITSMVDGFDFLGFNLKHYDGKLLIKPSKKKVLALCKRLGMEVKSLNGREQEVVINKLNPILRGFANYYKGVVSKEIFDYISHRVWQYLWRWAKRRHPQKSKKWIKDRYFKSIKGNQWRFVCKRERRGKISLISVYPIDKTPIERHIKVKGSVSPDDPNLKEYWNKRHQKKGKSHWDKGSKYYEVAKIQNWKCPICGEPLLNGDGIETHHIVPVAKGGLDDIENLKHLHSACHKQVHSKPKLKGLK, encoded by the coding sequence ATGTTAGTAAACGGACAGAGGAAACAGCTTGAGAACTGGAGCCAAATCAATTGGCGACGGATAATGAAAGCTGTTCGAAATCTAAGGCAAAGAATCTTTCGTGCTAGACAACTTGGTAACTTTCGCAAGCTAAGGAGCTTGCAAAAGCTTATGTTACGAAGCCACGCAAACCTACTGTTTGCAGTAAGACAAATCACTCAGACCAATCGTGGCAAGAAAACATCTGGGATAGACAAGGAGATAATAAACACCCCAGGAGAAAGAGTGAAACTTGTACTTGAATGGAATGAGGTCGCACCTAGTCCTACAAGACGGGTAATGATTCCAAAACCAAACGGCAAGAAACGTCCCCTTGGTATCCCAACTATAAGGGACAGAGTCATGCAAACAGTAGTCAAAAACGCACTAGAACCTGAATGGGAAGCCGTGTTTGAAGAACATTCTTATGGATTCAGACCAGGTAGAAGTTGTCAAGATGCCATAGCACAGTCCTTCATAAGATTGAAAAATGGCAGAGACAACTGGGTTCTAGAAGCCGATATCAAAGGCTTCTTTGATAACATTGCCCATGAAACCATTCTACAAAATATTGGTGACTTTCCTAAGAAAGAACTGATAAAAGAATGGCTAAAAGCTGGTTTCATATTCCAAGGGAAAATAAACCCTTCAGAACGAGGCACACCACAAGGAGGGGTAATATCGCCCTTACTAGCTAATATAGGATTACATGGATTAGAATTTTTTATAAAATCTACCAATCCAAAACTTGGTGTGGTGAGATATGCTGATGATTTCATAGTCACAGCTAGAGACAAAGAAAGTCTCAAAAAGGCACGAAACCAGATACAGCAATGGTTGAGAGAAAAGGGTCTTGAACTCAGTTCTGAGAAGACGCTAATCACGTCAATGGTAGATGGGTTCGATTTCCTTGGCTTCAACCTCAAGCACTATGATGGCAAACTCCTTATCAAACCCTCGAAAAAGAAAGTGTTAGCTCTCTGTAAGAGGCTAGGGATGGAAGTCAAAAGTCTAAACGGTCGAGAGCAAGAGGTAGTCATAAATAAACTCAATCCGATTCTCAGAGGGTTTGCTAACTATTACAAAGGTGTAGTTAGTAAAGAAATCTTTGATTACATCTCTCATAGAGTATGGCAATACCTTTGGAGGTGGGCAAAGCGGAGGCACCCACAGAAGAGCAAAAAGTGGATTAAAGACCGCTACTTTAAATCAATAAAAGGCAATCAGTGGAGGTTCGTTTGTAAAAGGGAACGCCGTGGGAAGATATCGTTGATATCGGTCTATCCAATAGATAAGACACCAATTGAGCGCCATATAAAAGTTAAGGGTAGTGTGTCCCCAGACGACCCAAATCTAAAAGAATATTGGAATAAACGTCACCAAAAGAAAGGGAAATCACATTGGGATAAAGGCTCGAAATATTATGAGGTAGCCAAAATCCAAAACTGGAAATGTCCCATCTGCGGTGAACCACTACTCAATGGAGATGGAATCGAAACCCACCACATAGTACCTGTTGCAAAAGGTGGTCTGGACGACATAGAAAACCTGAAGCATTTGCACTCAGCGTGTCATAAACAGGTACACTCAAAACCCAAGTTGAAAGGCTTGAAGTAA
- a CDS encoding DUF1816 domain-containing protein: MKNIWQNLKESLINLNNNLGLAWWVEIVTQNPRCTYYFGPFLSVTEATSASNGYVEDLEAEGAQGITVNVKRCKPDNLTIEDLGGKIDRKVKPVFSGQV, translated from the coding sequence ATGAAAAATATTTGGCAAAACCTTAAAGAGTCCTTAATCAACCTAAATAACAATTTGGGTTTGGCTTGGTGGGTGGAGATTGTCACTCAGAATCCCCGTTGTACCTATTACTTTGGACCTTTTTTAAGCGTGACCGAGGCCACATCTGCCAGTAATGGCTATGTAGAGGACTTGGAAGCAGAGGGAGCACAGGGAATTACAGTCAATGTTAAGCGTTGCAAACCTGATAATCTGACCATTGAAGACCTGGGGGGAAAGATTGACCGCAAAGTAAAGCCTGTCTTTAGCGGTCAGGTTTAA
- a CDS encoding Mini-ribonuclease 3, protein MKPQEEDFQTEDEIATQQSSQILALLTNIGQSPQFLCEAQVKKISPAALAYLGDAIYELYVRMFYLWPQQRPEIYHSLVVAQVRAEKQASHLRSLIPELRNHELEIVRRGRNAATGRPKRLDPEIYQQATSLETLVGYLYLTDYPRLTELLQKLPLEK, encoded by the coding sequence GTGAAACCCCAGGAGGAAGATTTCCAAACCGAAGATGAAATTGCAACACAGCAATCATCTCAAATTCTGGCATTGCTGACAAACATTGGTCAATCTCCCCAGTTTCTATGTGAAGCCCAAGTAAAAAAAATCTCCCCTGCTGCCTTAGCTTATTTAGGTGATGCAATTTATGAACTTTATGTTAGAATGTTTTATCTGTGGCCACAGCAAAGACCGGAGATTTATCATAGCTTGGTAGTAGCGCAGGTGAGAGCAGAAAAACAGGCCTCACACTTACGCTCTTTGATTCCTGAACTGAGGAATCATGAATTAGAAATCGTTCGCAGGGGACGCAATGCAGCCACAGGGCGTCCCAAACGACTAGATCCCGAAATTTACCAGCAGGCCACCAGTTTAGAAACTTTAGTTGGCTATTTATATCTCACAGATTACCCCCGTTTAACAGAATTGCTACAAAAACTCCCTCTGGAAAAATAA
- the trpD gene encoding anthranilate phosphoribosyltransferase, producing the protein MINLVADDTWSNLLKQLLDGQSLSRNQAATLMEGWIQEKIPPELSGAILTALHFKGVSPEELTGMAGVLKGLCLKTNPENTPLIDTCGTGGDGAATFNISTAVAFVAAAAGVPVAKHGGRSASSLTGSADVLEALGVNLNAPAEKIQAAVKEVGITFLFAPGWHPAMKAVAPLRRSLKVKTVFNLLGPLVNPMAPTGQIIGVFDPTLIGTVAQTLNNLGTQMAIVLHGREKLDEAGLGGITDLAVLNQGEVQITTLNPEEAGVTPASIAALKGGNVAENADILTRVLQGKGTTAQQDVVALNASLALQVAGMVPLFHHHQGVNRAREILATGSPWEKLEQLVEFLRG; encoded by the coding sequence ATGATAAACTTAGTTGCTGATGATACATGGTCAAACTTACTCAAACAGCTATTAGATGGCCAATCATTATCCCGCAATCAAGCAGCAACCCTTATGGAAGGGTGGATCCAGGAAAAGATTCCCCCTGAACTGTCGGGGGCAATATTAACCGCACTCCATTTCAAAGGGGTGTCTCCAGAGGAATTGACTGGTATGGCTGGGGTCTTAAAAGGTTTATGTCTGAAAACCAACCCAGAAAATACCCCCCTCATTGACACTTGTGGTACTGGTGGAGACGGAGCAGCTACCTTTAATATTTCTACAGCGGTGGCTTTTGTCGCTGCTGCTGCTGGTGTACCGGTAGCTAAACACGGCGGACGTTCTGCTTCTAGCTTAACTGGTAGCGCAGATGTTTTAGAAGCTTTAGGAGTGAACCTAAATGCACCTGCTGAAAAAATACAAGCTGCGGTCAAGGAAGTGGGAATTACTTTTCTCTTTGCTCCGGGATGGCATCCGGCCATGAAAGCCGTGGCTCCATTACGACGCAGTTTAAAAGTTAAAACTGTATTTAATCTGTTAGGCCCATTAGTTAATCCCATGGCACCCACAGGACAAATCATAGGGGTATTTGATCCTACCTTGATTGGGACTGTGGCCCAAACCCTAAATAATTTGGGGACACAAATGGCAATCGTATTACATGGTCGGGAAAAATTAGATGAAGCAGGACTGGGGGGAATCACCGACCTGGCAGTTTTGAATCAAGGGGAAGTGCAAATTACTACCCTCAACCCCGAGGAAGCAGGAGTTACACCAGCATCCATCGCCGCTTTAAAAGGTGGTAATGTGGCTGAAAATGCTGATATTTTAACCAGGGTGTTACAGGGTAAAGGCACTACAGCTCAACAAGATGTAGTAGCATTAAATGCCTCCCTAGCTTTACAAGTCGCTGGTATGGTTCCTTTGTTCCATCATCATCAGGGAGTAAACAGGGCTAGGGAAATTCTGGCAACTGGTAGTCCTTGGGAAAAGTTGGAACAGCTGGTGGAATTTTTACGGGGTTAG
- a CDS encoding retropepsin-like aspartic protease family protein, whose amino-acid sequence MLDSILPRTTVIVMNSALATLVVACTGHKQTNQSINHSRDVGNLAAVQPPKRLPHSQEVSVLELALDKGTSAVRIGQWAQSAEDWQLVESNFNRAIALLKQIRPNSPNFAFAQKKIIEYKGQLQLARQQGNPSRGSSLLPDSPVVTRSNPGRKIGYFPPVRETPTTPDFQSPSPDIVTKKIPTETTNDHEQVYIVPIKRRIGGTPIVEVTFNGKSRFEMIVDTGASGSVITQEMARSLGVVPVGVARANTVSSQGLEFPIAYVDSMEVGGVMAKRVPVAIAGVALTTGLLGHDFFGNYDLTIKRNVVEFRPQNTTSNPVKIPPAVPTFPKDYQLPEFP is encoded by the coding sequence ATGTTAGATTCTATTTTGCCACGCACAACTGTGATTGTCATGAATAGTGCTTTAGCAACTTTAGTAGTTGCCTGTACTGGTCATAAACAGACTAATCAAAGCATAAACCACTCCAGGGATGTGGGTAATTTAGCAGCAGTACAACCACCTAAAAGACTGCCACACAGTCAAGAAGTCAGTGTGTTGGAATTGGCTTTAGACAAGGGTACTAGTGCTGTGAGAATAGGTCAGTGGGCCCAATCTGCTGAGGACTGGCAATTGGTGGAGAGTAATTTCAACAGGGCGATCGCCCTATTAAAACAAATCAGACCAAATAGCCCCAATTTTGCTTTTGCTCAGAAAAAGATTATCGAGTATAAGGGTCAACTCCAACTGGCCCGTCAACAAGGTAATCCTAGCAGAGGATCCTCCTTATTACCAGATTCCCCAGTGGTAACCAGGTCAAACCCAGGGAGAAAAATAGGTTATTTTCCCCCCGTGAGGGAAACGCCCACCACACCAGATTTCCAATCACCTTCACCAGACATTGTCACCAAGAAGATTCCAACGGAGACTACTAATGACCATGAACAAGTATACATTGTACCCATTAAGCGACGAATTGGTGGCACTCCCATTGTGGAAGTAACTTTTAATGGCAAAAGTCGTTTTGAGATGATTGTGGACACAGGTGCTAGTGGTTCTGTAATTACCCAAGAAATGGCTCGCTCTTTAGGGGTTGTCCCCGTTGGTGTAGCCAGGGCCAATACGGTCAGTTCCCAAGGACTAGAATTTCCCATAGCCTACGTTGACTCTATGGAGGTGGGGGGGGTGATGGCAAAAAGGGTGCCTGTGGCCATTGCTGGAGTAGCACTAACTACTGGTTTATTAGGACATGATTTCTTTGGCAATTATGACCTCACCATTAAGCGGAATGTGGTGGAATTCCGTCCTCAAAACACAACTTCTAACCCCGTAAAAATTCCACCAGCTGTTCCAACTTTTCCCAAGGACTACCAGTTGCCAGAATTTCCCTAG